The proteins below are encoded in one region of Coffea arabica cultivar ET-39 chromosome 4c, Coffea Arabica ET-39 HiFi, whole genome shotgun sequence:
- the LOC113738783 gene encoding pentatricopeptide repeat-containing protein At1g80880, mitochondrial-like yields the protein MIGLLIHVRRLHRANPSLFLAQLLNPLAHQKLSSCCTDTSPSHHSIGAFQQTLINPGHSSLQSLHSSASRSSDQRHIYDVINFRECVKETRENAQVGLSELTELIQKAKNFDSGDEALDFLDKGGVKPNKYLIFSSMFALRKEWKLAFLLYKWGERWDCVDEMVRCLMIWVLGNHTKFGTAWSLIHDLHKNSVDTKEALLIMIDRYAATNQFDKAVKTFETMEKFCLLPDQDAFFTFLNILCKHGNIEEAEEFMFLNKKFFPLVTEGFNIILNGWCNIAVDIVEAKRVWREMSKCCILPNGMSYTHLISCFAKVRNLFDSLRLCDEMKKRGFQPGIEVYNSLAYVLASEDCLKESLTILNKMKEAGLYPDSTTYNNIIIPLCGDMKLEEARMVLAMMIEDNVSPTIDTYHAFLTGASLEGAFEVLNHMRKAGLGPNGNTFLQILGKFFELKQPESALKVWLEMRHYEILPDLAHYRVLVEGLAKCGLLVKAREFYNERRSRGFARDPKLEKLFKEPRKDRHLEGDRRRTIKHIEEGKSSFHGRNIAMQNRRGTKTSSKNKITRG from the exons ATGATAGGACTACTTATCCATGTTAGAAGACTCCATAGAGCAAATCCCTCACTCTTCTTGGCTCAACTCCTGAACCCACTAGCTCATCAAAAACTTTCATCTTGCTGTACAGATACTTCTCCGTCGCATCATTCCATTGGGGCATTTCAGCAAACGCTTATCAACCCTGGTCACTCCAGTCTACAGAGCCTCCATTCCTCGGCATCCCGTAGTTCTGACCAACGACACATCTATGATGTCATCAACTTCCGTGAGTGTGTAAAAGAAACCCGTGAAAATGCTCAAGTGGGTCTCAGTGAATTGACTGAGTTAATCCAAAAAGCTAAGAATTTTGATTCTGGAGATGAAGCATTGGATTTTCTTGATAAGGGAGGTGTTAAACCCaataaatatttgattttttcctCTATGTTTGCTTTAAGGAAAGAATGGAAGTTGGCATTCTTGTTATATAAATGGGGTGAGAGATGGGATTGTGTGGATGAAATGGTTCGGTGTTTGATGATATGGGTTCTGGGGAACCATACAAAGTTTGGTACTGCTTGGTCCTTGATTCATGACCTTCATAAAAATTCAGTGGATACTAAAGAAGCATTGCTCATCATGATTGATAG GTATGCAGCAACAAATCAATTTGACAAGGCTGTGAAAACATTTGAAACTATGGAGAAGTTCTGCTTGTTGCCTGATCAGGATGCATTCTTCACATTTCTTAACATTCTCTGCAAGCATGGAAACATCGAGGAGGCTGAAGAATTCATGTTTCTCAACAAAAAGTTCTTCCCTCTGGTGACTGAGGGCTTTAACATAATTCTCAATGGATGGTGCAATATAGCAGTTGATATAGTTGAAGCCAAGAGAGTGTGGAGAGAAATGTCAAAATGCTGTATTTTGCCTAATGGGATGTCCTATACGCACTTGATTTCCTGTTTTGCGAAAGTTAGAAATCTATTTGACTCGCTCAGACTGTGTGACGAGATGAAGAAAAGGGGTTTTCAACCTGGCATTGAGGTGTATAATTCTTTAGCATATGTTCTGGCTTCTGAGGACTGCTTGAAGGAATCTCTTACCattctcaataaaatgaaaGAAGCAGGTCTATATCCTGATTCTACCACATACAACAACATCATAATCCCTCTTTGTGGAGATATGAAACTAGAGGAGGCAAGAATGGTACTGGCTATGATGATAGAGGACAATGTCAGTCCAACTATTGATACATACCATGCATTTCTTACTGGTGCAAGTTTAGAAGGAGCTTTTGAAGTTCTTAATCATATGAGAAAAGCCGGTCTTGGTCCAAACGGGAATACCTTTCTCCAAATTCtgggaaaattttttgaattgaaGCAACCTGAAAGTGCTCTGAAGGTATGGTTGGAAATGAGGCACTATGAGATATTGCCTGACTTAGCACATTACAGAGTTCTGGTTGAAGGGTTAGCTAAATGTGGATTGTTGGTCAAGGCTAGAGAATTTTACAATGAGAGGAGATCTAGAGGATTTGCTAGGGATCCGAAGCTTGAGAAACTTTTCAAAGAACCAAGGAAGGACAGGCATCTTGAAGGAGACCGTAGGAGAACCATAAAACACATTGAGGAAGGCAAATCCTCATTTCATGGGAGAAATATTGCTATGCAAAATAGAAGAGGTACTAAAACTTCAAGCAAGAATAAAATAACTCGAGGTTGA